From Trichoderma atroviride chromosome 1, complete sequence, one genomic window encodes:
- a CDS encoding uncharacterized protein (EggNog:ENOG41~TransMembrane:10 (i56-73o79-98i105-128o140-160i172-195o255-280i292-312o318-337i344-360o415-435i)): protein MEANNPTSEKVEVEQLQNVAKNDLETSGVETGSDRAIGSFVDVDEKKVLRKMDMRLIPMLAALYLLSFLDQGLQEDLNMTPGQYNWCLTVFFFTYAAFESFQGLVVARLFLGVTEAGLFPGVAYYLTLWYCRHEIQFRQALFFSAASVAGAFSGLLAFGISKMDGVGGLAGWRWIFILEGIATVLVAASAFFFLFDFPETATFLTEEERAFVIHRLKYQGQVQLLADGTANQAQVAQAEEFKWKYVWQAFTDWQIWVNIFVYWSIVCPLYGISLFLPSIIKSLHYTSSTAQLMTVPIYVVAAILAVITAWFSDRVGKRSPFIIGFLFMMILGYGMCIGSSNPKVVYGGIFLVACAIYPSFPGNITWLCNNLSGSYKRSAGMAIQIGVGNLGGAMASNFYRQVDAPRYVLGHGLELGFISIGIVASVILIVSYHTINKKRDQKLANGEAAHYTPQELSEMGDRAVTFRYMF, encoded by the exons ATGGAAGCCAACAACCCTACCTCTGAAAAAGTCGAGGTTGAGCAGCTTCAAAATGTGGCAAAGAATGATCTCGAGACCTCGGGAGTAGAAACGGGATCTGACCGTGCTATCGGGTCGTttgttgatgttgacgagaagaaggtcTTGCGCAAG ATGGACATGAGACTCATTCCCATGCTCGCAGCGCTATATCTCCTTTCGTTCCTCGATC AAGGCCTTCAAGAAGACCTCAACATGACGCCGGGCCAGTACAACTGGTGTCTtaccgtcttctttttcaccTACGCAGCCTTTGAG AGTTTCCAAGGCCTGGTAGTGGCTCGGTTATTCCTAGGAGTAACAGAAGCCGGTTTGTTTCCAGGAGTTGCT TACTACCTTACCTTATGGTATTGCCGTCATGAGATCCAGTTTCGCCAAgcactcttcttctccgccgcGTCTGTAGCCGGCGCCTTTAGCGGCCTTCTCGCCTTTGGTATCAGCAAAATGGACGGCGTCGGCGGCCTTGCTGGATGGCGTTGGATCTTCATCCTCGAAGGAATTGCAACCGTGCTTGTTGCCGcctcggcctttttctttctgttcgATTTTCCCGAGACGGCCACGTTTCTCACCGAAGAAGAACGTGCTTTTGTCATCCATCGGCTCAAGTACCAAGGTCAAGTCCAGCTATTGGCTGATGGCACGGCCAATCAGGCCCAAGTCGCGCAGGCCGAAGAGTTTAAATGGAAGTACGTTTGGCAGGCATTTACAGATTGGCAAATCTGGGTCAACATCTTTGTCTACTGGAGC ATCGTCTGTCCCCTCTACGgcatctccctcttccttCCCAGCATTATCAAATCTCTCCACTATACCTCGAGCACTGCCCAGTTGATGACTGTGCCCATCTACGTCGTTGCGGCCATCCttgccgtcatcaccgcATGGTTCTCTGATAGAGTCGGCAAGCGCAGCCCCTTCATCATTGGATTCTTATTCATGATGATACTCGGCTATGGCAT GTGTATCGGTTCATCCAATCCCAAAGTCGTCTACGGAGGCATCTTCCTTGTTGCCTGTGCTATTTACCCTTCATTCCCCGGTAACATCACCTGGTTGTGCAACAACTTGTCCGGGTCCTACAAGCGCAGCGCCGGCATGGCCATTCAAATTGGAGTTGGAAATCTTGGAGGG GCCATGGCATCCAACTTCTACCGTCAGGTCGATGCCCCTCGGTACGTACTGGGGCATGGACTGGAGCTAGGATTCATATCTATAGGCATCGTCGCTAGCGTCATCTTGATCGTTAGCTACCacaccatcaacaagaagCGCGATCAGAAGCTCGCCAATGGAGAGGCGGCTCATTATACACCACAAGAGCTATCAGAGATGGGAGACAGGGCTGTCACATTCCGCTACATGTTTTAG
- a CDS encoding uncharacterized protein (EggNog:ENOG41), with product MDLHSPIGFFTEMLIISRRSFILIPFVSAWSSVNMRASSVAVLLAVCLPVGIAAADDAAPQCAVDCASSIRNANGSLDLKAICADKLRTNSLFQCLIISCPQDTYGPAVSHVVLACSNLGLGIGPLFPVEVQHIDLEKPSYRPTPSLPAAYSMPSDDASPKNTEHLTLSFDISLDLKCNSGSDGLVTVSLPPPASPPSPAPSPAPSPSDAPSPSPAPPSSPTPDPENGEGEGEGDGSNGSGNGNSGNNGNEKSTVSSPPPEQTPTTPEPADPSATSSCPPDTTPSSVQAPGDDHAPGDDHAGDEHAPPQSTELGEHGDPVATSTPSSTPPSGGDPNSPSADPSATSSCPPDSTPSNVQAPPDEHAPGDEHTGDEHTGDEHTGDEHTGDEHTGDEHTGDEHSGDEHTPPQSTELGEHGDPPVTPAPSPTSPNGDDPNSPSPETPCSTASDAAGGSDPEDTEGPSQPVPSPSPTQEASDQPKDDGKPDVSATSDVDGMPAPAPVPAPPTPAPASPTPAPASSPCSTTNGADVSVDPIPGSQVPQPANPTPAAQTSSPPCSSSPAPTSLMEPEPLSTIHPKPLPLPLPSPPSYQTGNDADDDSNGDSGDDSGNAPPEYASLGGSGQSPGGENSGSESSLPESNTEPPPQENHGTEVDDPSLYGQESQVAPVPVPVPASQTIDLAVHDADGKPTGKTTEPSEITLWPTATSNHTSCTTGPGKDGKSPTTSCKVDGKRTTVHPPRSNLPMPFGMMKDALPIGDNQHNEPLGSLMIKIIRPGDQSAETILTTLWENAPPAATLSEKLMEGLQSKESSHASATQSGTGSNPTARSTVNAGHHHIGSSISMTQTGLTTSRPKPEHSAIQPNSTAMEPSPPRVALVSSDSKLAPYLYMMTLLAVLTS from the exons ATGGATTTGCATTCGCCAATTGGATTCTTCACTGAGATGCTAATTATTTCCCGTCGCTCATTCATCTTGATC CCTTTCGTCTCCGCTTGGTCGTCTGTCAACATGCGAGCTTCTTCGGTTGCCGTTCTCCTGGCCGTTTGCCTCCCTGTTGGCATCGCAGCGGCCGATGATGCAGCACCTC AGTGCGCCGTCGACTGTGCTTCGAGCATCAGAAACGCAAACGGATCTCTCGACCTCAAGGCCATTTGCGCAGACAAGCTCAGGACCAAT TCTCTCTTCCAATGCCTCATCATCTCATGCCCCCAAGATACCTACGGTCCGGCTGTGTCCCACGTTGTCCTGGCATGCTCCAACCTGGGCTTGGGCATTGGACCATTGTTTCCCGTTGAGGTCCAGCACATTGACCTGGAGAAGCCTTCATACCGTCCTACCCCGTCACTACCTGCTGCGTACAGCATGCCCAGCGATGATGCCTCTCCGAAAAATACTGAGCATTTGACTCTCTCCTTTGACATTTCTCTGGATCTGAAATGCAACTCTGGGTCTGATGGTCTCGTCACTGTTTCACTTCCCCCGCCTGCCTCACCTCCCTCTCCTGCTCCATCTcctgctccatctccctctgATGCTCCGTCTCCGTCTCCCGCTCCGCCATCGTCACCAACTCCTGATCCTGAAAACGGAGAAGGCGAAGGCGAAGGCGACGGTagcaatggcagcggcaacggcaatAGCGGCAACAATGGCAATGAGAAATCCACAgtttcatctcctcctcctgaGCAGACACCGACCACGCCGGAGCCTGCTGACCCAAGTGCTACATCATCATGTCCACCTGATACAACACCATCAAGCGTTCAAGCTCCTGGCGATGACCACGCTCCTGGAGATGACCACGCTGGTGATGAGCACGCTCCCCCCCAATCGACAGAACTTGGGGAGCATGGCGATCCGGTAGCGACCTCTACGCCTTCGTCGACACCTCCAAGCGGAGGCGACCCAAACTCTCCGTCCGCTGACCCAAGTGCTACATCTTCATGTCCGCCTgactcaactccatcaaacGTTCAAGCTCCTCCTGATGAGCATGCCCCTGGCGATGAGCACACTGGCGATGAGCACACTGGCGATGAACACACTGGCGATGAACACACTGGCGATGAACACACTGGCGATGAGCACACTGGCGATGAACACAGCGGTGATGAGCACACTCCTCCACAATCAACAGAACTTGGGGAGCATGGCGATCCTCCAGTGACCCCTGCGCCTTCACCAACATCTCCAAATGGAGACGACCCAAACTCTCCATCGCCTGAAACCCCGTGCTCCACCGCTTccgatgctgctggaggctCGGATCCTGAAGACACTGAGGGTCCCAGCCAACCTGTTCCATCTCCCAGCCCTACTCAAGAGGCTTCTGATCAACCAAAGGATGATGGCAAGCCTGACGTCTCGGCCACGTCCGACGTTGATGGCATGCCTGCACCTGCACCCGTGCCTGCACCCCCAACGCCGGCTCCTGCATCCCCAACGCCGGCTCCTGCATCAAGCCCTTGCTCAACCACAAACGGCGCTGATGTGTCAGTCGATCCAATCCCAGGATCCCAAGTACCTCAGCCTGCGAACCCTACGCCTGCTGCTCAGACGTCGTCTccgccttgctcttcttcccctgcACCCACCAGTTTGATGGAGCCAGAGCCTCTATCCACCATTCATCCTAAACCCTTGCCTCTGCCGTTGCCTTCACCTCCGTCATACCAAACTGGCAATGATGCGGATGATGATTCGAATGGTGATTCGGGTGATGATTCGGGCAATGCTCCCCCAGAATATGCATCCTTGGGAGGCAGTGGGCAGTCTCCTGGCGGCGAAAATTCCGGTTCTGAATCTAGCCTGCCCGAATCAAATACAGAGCCACCTCCACAGGAAAATCACGGAACAGAGGTAGACGACCCATCATTATACGGACAAGAGAGTCAGGTAGCACCGGTGCCAGTGCCAGTACCGGCTAGCCAGACAATTGATCTAGCTGTACATGATGCAGATGGCAAACCCACTGGCAAGACGACTGAGCCTTCTGAGATCACCCTCTGGCCAACTGCCACAAGCAACCATACTTCATGCACGACAGGTCCAGGGAAAGATGGTAAATCACCGACCACCTCATGCAAAGTTGATGGTAAGCGGACCACAGTACATCCTCCAAGGTCTAACCTACCAATGCCTTTTGGTATGATGAAAGACGCGTTACCCATTGGTGACAATCAACACAATGAGCCACTCGGTTCTCTCATGATCAAAATCATTCGTCCTGGTGATCAGAGCGCGGAAACGATACTCACAACCCTCTGGGAAAATGCTCCGCCAGCTGCCACACTGTCTGAGAAACTCATGGAAGGCTTGCAGAGCAAAGAGAGCAGCCATGCTTCCGCCACTCAATCAGGTACTGGCAGCAACCCGACAGCGAGGTCTACAGTCAATGCAGGACATCACCATATCGGATCAAGCATTTCTATGACACAGACAGGGCTTACCACTTCGAGACCCAAGCCAGAACACTCTGCTATACAGCCCAATAGTACAGCAATGGAACCATCGCCCCCTCGAGTCGCGCTCGTCAGCAGTGACTCAAAGCTGGCACCGTACCTTTATATGATGACTCTGCTCGCGGTTCTCACCAGCTAG
- a CDS encoding uncharacterized protein (BUSCO:EOG092D3XGU): protein MSEEKAKMPNSKKRAAEDPAPAKKTKKRKSKHAVEDENLDAELGLNTLFAKMDSQLLADYHVQKLARFGTDLSPVELSDLALSAASIKDTTSWQKTRSLENLPSFLEEFAEHPESLSRAQKKNGMPHTIVVAGAGLRAADLTRALRKFSGKDSLVAKLFAKHMKVEEQVTLLKNKKIGVGVGTPARLMELIDNGSLSLDKLQRLVVDASHIDQKKRGVMDMKDTVMPLARFLARKEFKDRYGDEKKPLDLLFY, encoded by the exons ATGtcagaagagaaagcaaaAATGCCGAAttcaaagaagagagccgCGGAAGATCCGGCTCCGGCCAAAaagaccaagaagagaaaatccaaGCACGCCGTAGAGGATGAAAACCTCGACGCTGAGCTTGGCCTCAACACGCTCTTTGCTAAGATGGACAGCCAGTTGCTGGCCGACTACCACGTGCAGAAATTGGCGAGATTCGGCACTGATTTGAGCCCCGTCGAGCTATCGGATTTGGCCTTGTCAG CCGCTTCTATCAAGGACACCACCTCATGGCAGAAAACTAGATCATTGGAAAACTTGCCAAGTTTCCTGGAGGAATTTGCAGAGCATCCTGAGAGCTTAAGTAgggcgcagaagaagaatggcaTGCCTCACACCATCgttgttgctggtgctgggctGAGAGCCGCGGATCTTACCAG AGCTCTACGAAAATTCTCAGGCAAGGACAGTTTGGTTGCGAAGCTG TTCGCAAAGCACATGAAAGTCGAGGAGCAAGTCACTCTgctcaagaacaaaaagattggcgtcggcgtcggcaCACCTGCGCGTCTCATGGAGCTTATCGACAATG GTTCATTGTCGCTGGATAAGCTGCAGCGCCTGGTCGTCGATGCCTCGCACATtgaccagaagaagaggggcgTCATGGACATGAAGGACACCGTGATGCCTCTTGCACGATTTCTGGCGAGGAAGGAGTTCAAGGACCGATATGgcgacgagaagaagccgcttGACTTGCTCTTCTACTAA